One genomic region from Frateuria soli encodes:
- the rseP gene encoding RIP metalloprotease RseP — protein sequence MNPFFGSVFWLLVTLGVLVTFHEFGHYWVARRCGVKVLRFSVGFGRAIWKRIGRDGTEYQVAMIPLGGYVKMLDAREGDVDPALRDVEFTSKSVWKRIAIVVAGPGFNLIFAVAALWLMFMLGRPDAAPVVTATPGSMAATAGIQSGDRLLRVDGEPVATMSDAMDDIATALLGREPLPLVVRGRDGSQRDVVLPLQELPAGRSIDKYFDTLGLKLAPPPAVAATVMPGQPAAQAGMQSGDVLLAVNGKPVADFDAFAGAVRDAAAQSPGLDVTVRRGQQTLHLPVVARYESLQGQPARWSVGVGALPGESAMRRYGPVQALGAALKSTWDSTRQTFTMIGKMVSGDASTRNLSGVIGIAQVANQSAQMGLPWFLNFLALVSLSLAILNLLPIPVLDGGHLLYYLIELVKGSPVSERTQMIGQYIGLVLLFTLMGLAFYNDIHRTLLS from the coding sequence ATGAACCCCTTCTTCGGCTCGGTATTCTGGTTGCTGGTCACGCTCGGCGTGCTGGTGACCTTCCATGAGTTCGGCCACTACTGGGTCGCGCGCCGCTGCGGCGTCAAGGTGCTGCGCTTCTCGGTCGGCTTCGGCCGGGCGATCTGGAAGCGCATCGGCCGCGACGGCACCGAGTATCAGGTCGCGATGATCCCGCTCGGTGGCTACGTGAAGATGCTCGATGCGCGCGAGGGTGACGTCGACCCGGCGCTGCGCGACGTGGAGTTCACCAGCAAGAGCGTGTGGAAGCGCATCGCCATCGTCGTCGCCGGCCCGGGCTTCAACCTGATCTTCGCGGTGGCCGCGCTGTGGCTGATGTTCATGCTGGGCCGCCCCGACGCCGCGCCGGTGGTGACCGCCACGCCCGGCAGCATGGCCGCCACCGCCGGCATCCAGTCCGGCGACCGCCTGCTGCGCGTGGATGGCGAACCGGTGGCCACCATGAGCGACGCGATGGACGACATCGCCACCGCCCTGCTCGGCCGCGAACCCCTGCCGCTGGTGGTGCGCGGGCGCGACGGCAGCCAGCGCGACGTGGTGCTGCCGCTGCAGGAACTGCCGGCCGGGCGCAGCATCGACAAGTATTTCGACACGCTGGGCCTCAAGCTCGCGCCACCGCCGGCGGTCGCCGCCACGGTGATGCCCGGCCAGCCGGCCGCGCAGGCCGGGATGCAATCGGGCGATGTGCTGCTGGCGGTCAACGGCAAGCCCGTGGCCGATTTCGACGCCTTCGCCGGGGCGGTCCGCGATGCCGCCGCGCAGTCGCCCGGTCTGGACGTCACGGTGCGTCGCGGCCAGCAGACCCTGCACCTGCCGGTGGTCGCCCGCTACGAGTCGCTGCAGGGCCAGCCCGCACGCTGGTCGGTCGGCGTCGGCGCGCTTCCCGGCGAGAGTGCGATGCGCCGCTACGGCCCGGTCCAGGCGCTGGGGGCGGCGCTGAAGTCCACCTGGGACAGCACCCGCCAGACCTTCACCATGATCGGCAAGATGGTCAGCGGCGACGCCTCCACCAGGAACCTTTCCGGCGTGATCGGCATCGCCCAGGTCGCCAACCAGTCGGCCCAGATGGGCCTGCCGTGGTTCCTCAATTTCCTGGCGCTGGTCTCGCTGAGCCTGGCGATCCTCAACCTGTTGCCGATCCCCGTCTTGGACGGCGGTCACCTGCTGTATTACCTTATCGAGTTGGTCAAAGGCAGCCCGGTAAGCGAGCGGACCCAGATGATCGGCCAGTACATCGGCCTGGTCCTGCTGTTCACGCTGATGGGGCTGGCGTTCTACAACGACATACACCGCACCCTGCTTTCGTGA
- the bamA gene encoding outer membrane protein assembly factor BamA, producing MKRLAALLLLASLSANALAFEPFVVSDIRIDGLNRISAGTVYNYLPVNKGDRLTDEEAARAIRALYDTKFFSDVELAREGNILVIKVVERPSIAKLTLRGNKDIKEEDLRKGLKEIGLSEGETFDRLSLDRVQQELIRQYYNRGKYNVSVDPHVTRLDRNRVAIDIEIREGKAARIKQLNIVGNTAFTDKDIRDDFESDTTNWMSWYSKDDQYSREKLSGDLEKLQSYYMDRGYADFGVDSTQVTIAPDKRAMYIAASIKEGEVYTVSDVHLLGELILPEDVLRKLVFVKKGDTFNRARVEATSDAIKGILANIGYAYAKVTPVPKLDKDKRTVDMTFFIEPGQRVYVRRVVFQGNTRTEDDVLRREMRQLEGTVYSQAAVDRSKIRLQRLGYFKKVDIDKQRVPGTQDAVDVTVKVEEQSAGSLMFGVGYSQYSGMILNASVSQNNFLGTGDSFSVGAEHSSYYSRITASYYNPYLTDNNVGIGYSATYSKTDYGNTDFANYENSTKAFSTYLGIPISETDGLRVGLGLSSNKINTYPGITPQVLVDYQNAIGNRTVHTWTGTLGWSHDTRNGYWAPTRGGLLSASTEVALPGSTVQYWKFMGEANHYWPVGGGFVLYLDGQVGYGDSYGNQTYSRSFGGFEAGQPYDFPFWENFYSGGVRDVRGFQDNTLGPKVCIGASGASSTPNANGTCSTGYYQYAQPIGGAFKVLGTAQVFIPLPFLKDINTARVSAFVDVGNAFRNYQAFQASDLRASAGIALQWQAPIGPLIINFAVPIRSKPEDRHYEERIQFTFGSQF from the coding sequence ATGAAGCGTCTCGCCGCCTTGCTACTGCTTGCCTCCCTCTCCGCCAACGCCCTGGCGTTCGAGCCGTTCGTCGTCTCCGACATCCGCATCGATGGCCTCAACCGCATCTCCGCCGGCACGGTCTACAACTACCTGCCGGTCAACAAGGGCGACCGCCTGACCGACGAGGAGGCCGCCCGCGCGATCCGTGCCCTCTACGACACCAAGTTCTTCAGCGACGTGGAACTCGCGCGCGAAGGCAACATCCTGGTGATCAAGGTGGTCGAGCGCCCGTCCATCGCCAAGCTCACCCTGCGCGGCAACAAGGACATCAAGGAAGAGGACCTGCGCAAGGGCCTGAAGGAAATCGGCCTGTCCGAGGGCGAGACCTTCGACCGCCTGTCGCTGGACCGCGTGCAGCAGGAGCTGATCCGCCAGTACTACAACCGCGGCAAGTACAACGTCTCGGTCGACCCGCACGTGACCCGGCTGGACCGCAACCGCGTGGCGATCGACATCGAGATCCGCGAGGGCAAGGCCGCGCGCATCAAGCAGCTGAACATCGTCGGCAATACCGCCTTCACGGACAAGGACATCCGCGACGACTTCGAGTCGGACACCACCAACTGGATGTCCTGGTATTCCAAGGACGACCAGTATTCCCGCGAGAAGCTTTCCGGCGACCTGGAAAAGCTGCAGTCCTACTACATGGACCGCGGCTACGCCGACTTCGGCGTGGATTCGACCCAGGTCACCATCGCGCCGGACAAGCGCGCGATGTACATCGCCGCCAGCATCAAGGAAGGCGAGGTCTACACCGTCTCCGACGTGCACCTGCTCGGCGAGCTGATCCTGCCCGAGGACGTGCTGCGCAAGCTGGTGTTCGTCAAGAAGGGCGACACCTTCAACCGCGCCCGGGTCGAGGCGACCTCCGACGCGATCAAGGGCATCCTGGCCAACATCGGCTATGCCTACGCCAAGGTCACACCGGTGCCCAAGCTGGACAAGGACAAGCGCACCGTCGACATGACCTTCTTCATCGAGCCGGGCCAGCGCGTGTACGTGCGCCGGGTCGTGTTCCAGGGCAATACCCGCACCGAGGACGACGTGCTGCGCCGCGAGATGCGCCAGCTCGAGGGGACGGTGTACTCGCAGGCCGCGGTGGACCGCTCGAAGATCCGCCTGCAGCGGCTGGGCTACTTCAAGAAGGTCGACATCGACAAGCAGCGCGTGCCCGGCACGCAGGATGCGGTCGACGTCACCGTGAAGGTGGAGGAGCAGTCCGCCGGCAGCCTGATGTTCGGCGTCGGCTACTCGCAGTACTCGGGGATGATCCTCAACGCTTCGGTGTCGCAGAACAATTTCCTGGGTACCGGCGACAGCTTCAGCGTGGGCGCCGAGCACAGCTCCTACTATTCGCGCATCACCGCCAGCTACTACAACCCGTACCTGACCGACAACAACGTCGGCATCGGCTACAGCGCGACCTATTCGAAGACCGACTACGGCAACACCGACTTCGCCAACTACGAGAACAGCACCAAGGCCTTCTCCACCTACCTGGGCATTCCGATCAGCGAAACCGATGGCCTGCGCGTGGGCCTGGGGCTGTCCAGCAACAAGATCAACACCTACCCCGGCATCACCCCGCAGGTGCTGGTGGATTACCAGAACGCCATCGGCAACCGGACCGTGCACACCTGGACCGGCACGCTGGGCTGGAGCCACGACACCCGCAACGGCTACTGGGCGCCCACCCGCGGCGGCCTGCTCTCGGCCAGCACCGAAGTGGCGCTGCCCGGCTCGACCGTGCAGTACTGGAAGTTCATGGGCGAGGCCAACCACTACTGGCCGGTCGGCGGCGGCTTCGTGCTGTACCTGGACGGCCAGGTCGGCTACGGCGACAGCTACGGCAACCAGACCTACAGCCGCAGCTTCGGCGGCTTCGAGGCCGGCCAGCCGTACGACTTCCCGTTCTGGGAGAATTTCTACTCCGGCGGCGTGCGCGACGTGCGTGGCTTCCAGGACAACACCCTGGGCCCGAAGGTGTGCATCGGCGCGTCCGGTGCGTCCAGCACGCCCAACGCCAACGGCACCTGCAGCACCGGCTACTACCAGTACGCCCAGCCGATCGGCGGCGCCTTCAAGGTGCTGGGCACGGCGCAGGTGTTCATCCCGCTGCCGTTCCTCAAGGACATCAACACGGCGCGCGTGTCCGCTTTCGTCGACGTCGGCAACGCCTTCCGCAACTACCAGGCCTTCCAGGCCAGCGACTTGCGCGCCTCGGCCGGTATCGCCCTGCAGTGGCAGGCGCCGATCGGCCCGCTGATCATCAACTTCGCCGTGCCGATCCGCTCCAAGCCGGAGGATCGCCACTACGAGGAGCGCATCCAGTTCACCTTCGGCAGCCAGTTCTGA